Proteins encoded by one window of Gehongia tenuis:
- the glmM gene encoding phosphoglucosamine mutase, protein MARMFGTDGVRGVANEELTCELAYRIGRAGANVLTDGAHKPTILVGRDPRISGNMLEAAVVAGICSTGATAALVGVLPTPAVAHLTRLYEMDAGVMISASHNSVEYNGIKFFDGNGFKLPDALEDRIEALVKAEDDLPRPVGVHVGRSIIMRNATDNYMEFVKATTQADLAGMTIVVDAANGAASYVAPRTLADMGATVHAFYNEPDGTNINDLCGSTHPERLQQLVQELGADIGLAFDGDADRLIAVDDRGRLVDGDHVMAICALDLKERGALKGNTLVGTVMSNMGLEIAMREAGIQFIRTQVGDRYVLERMCQDHYCLGGEASGHVIFLDHNSTGDGLLTAVQLISVMVRKQKRLSVLADQCMEELPQVLVNIRINTDRREFLQTDVDIRREIDRLEKSLEGKGRVLIRLSGTEPLVRVMVEGEDRREIQHKANELAELIQKKMS, encoded by the coding sequence ATGGCAAGAATGTTTGGAACCGACGGGGTTCGGGGAGTGGCCAATGAAGAGCTGACCTGTGAGCTCGCCTATCGGATTGGACGGGCCGGCGCCAACGTTTTAACGGACGGGGCTCATAAGCCCACGATTTTGGTGGGACGGGATCCCCGTATTTCAGGAAATATGCTGGAAGCGGCGGTGGTGGCGGGGATCTGCTCCACAGGTGCTACGGCGGCGCTGGTAGGGGTGCTCCCGACGCCGGCAGTGGCCCATTTGACCCGCCTTTATGAGATGGACGCCGGTGTGATGATCAGCGCCTCCCATAACTCGGTCGAATACAATGGCATCAAATTTTTCGATGGCAACGGCTTCAAGCTGCCCGACGCCTTGGAGGACCGGATTGAAGCGCTGGTGAAGGCAGAGGACGATCTGCCGCGGCCGGTAGGCGTTCATGTGGGGCGGAGCATCATCATGCGCAATGCCACGGACAACTACATGGAATTTGTCAAGGCCACCACCCAGGCGGACCTGGCGGGCATGACCATCGTGGTGGATGCGGCCAATGGCGCGGCCTCCTACGTGGCCCCGCGGACGCTGGCCGATATGGGCGCCACGGTCCATGCTTTCTATAACGAGCCTGACGGCACGAATATCAATGACCTGTGCGGTTCCACCCATCCTGAACGGCTGCAGCAGCTGGTGCAGGAGCTGGGTGCTGATATTGGCCTGGCTTTTGACGGCGACGCGGACCGCCTCATAGCGGTGGATGACCGGGGCCGGCTGGTGGACGGCGACCATGTGATGGCCATCTGTGCCCTGGACCTGAAGGAACGGGGCGCTCTTAAGGGCAACACGCTGGTGGGTACGGTCATGAGCAACATGGGCCTTGAGATTGCGATGAGGGAAGCGGGCATCCAGTTTATCCGCACCCAGGTGGGCGATCGCTACGTTTTGGAGCGGATGTGTCAGGACCACTACTGTTTGGGCGGCGAGGCCTCGGGCCATGTGATTTTCCTCGATCATAACTCGACAGGCGATGGCCTTTTGACGGCGGTACAACTGATTTCCGTCATGGTCAGAAAGCAGAAACGGCTTTCCGTGCTGGCGGATCAGTGCATGGAAGAGCTGCCCCAGGTTTTGGTCAACATCAGGATCAATACGGACCGCAGAGAGTTTTTGCAGACCGATGTGGATATCCGGCGGGAGATTGATAGGCTGGAGAAGAGCTTGGAAGGCAAGGGCCGGGTGCTCATTCGCCTATCCGGCACCGAACCGCTGGTTCGGGTGATGGTGGAAGGCGAGGACCGCAGGGAAATTCAGCACAAGGCCAATGAGCTTGCTGAACTGATACAAAAAAAGATGTCCTGA
- the trxB gene encoding thioredoxin-disulfide reductase, which yields MYDILIVGGGPAGLTAALYGARAGFSTAILEQMFAGGQITNVDMIENYPGFPQGVKGIDLAMAMEEQARRFGAETIYDTAIRLSQEGEIRKVEGNGGTYEARTVILALGATPKTLGLEREEELRGKGVSYCATCDGAFFRDKKVAVVGGGNTALTDAEYLARFCKEIYVVHRRDEFRASAVLVERVKKLPNVKFCTPYTPKEILGGEKVEGLRIERVDDQTAEDLPVEGIFIAVGTKPQTAWLQGTIELRENGSIPFHKDFRTNIPGVFAAGDALDSEFRQIVVAAAQGAQAIRQAEEYLQNAGF from the coding sequence ATGTATGATATTTTGATCGTGGGCGGCGGACCCGCAGGTCTTACCGCCGCTTTGTACGGCGCCCGTGCGGGATTTTCCACCGCTATTCTGGAGCAGATGTTTGCCGGGGGGCAGATCACCAACGTGGATATGATTGAGAACTATCCTGGCTTCCCGCAAGGCGTCAAGGGTATCGATTTAGCCATGGCCATGGAGGAACAGGCCCGCCGTTTTGGTGCGGAAACCATCTATGATACGGCCATCCGTCTCTCCCAGGAGGGAGAAATTCGGAAGGTGGAAGGCAATGGCGGAACCTATGAGGCAAGAACCGTGATCCTGGCCCTTGGAGCCACGCCCAAGACGCTGGGGCTGGAGCGTGAGGAGGAACTTCGGGGCAAGGGCGTTTCTTACTGCGCAACCTGCGACGGCGCCTTCTTCCGGGATAAGAAGGTGGCTGTGGTGGGCGGCGGCAACACGGCGCTCACAGATGCCGAGTATCTGGCGAGGTTTTGCAAGGAGATCTATGTGGTACACCGCCGGGATGAGTTCCGGGCCAGCGCTGTGCTGGTGGAGCGTGTGAAGAAACTTCCCAATGTAAAGTTCTGCACACCTTATACGCCCAAGGAGATTCTGGGCGGAGAGAAAGTGGAGGGCCTCCGGATTGAGCGGGTGGATGACCAGACGGCGGAGGATCTGCCGGTGGAGGGCATCTTCATCGCCGTGGGCACCAAGCCGCAGACGGCATGGCTGCAGGGTACCATTGAGCTGAGAGAGAATGGAAGCATTCCCTTCCATAAGGATTTCAGGACCAATATTCCCGGTGTTTTTGCTGCCGGGGATGCGCTGGACAGTGAGTTCCGTCAAATCGTGGTGGCGGCCGCCCAGGGGGCTCAAGCCATTCGGCAGGCCGAGGAGTATTTGCAGAACGCAGGATTCTGA
- the rpsI gene encoding 30S ribosomal protein S9 yields the protein MAQVQYYGTGRRKTSIARVRLVPGDGKIVINKRDIDDYFNLETLKMVVRQPLALTQLEGRFDVLVNVSGGGLSGQAGAIRHGIARALLKADDKLRTPLKRAGFLTRDPRMKERKKYGLKAARRAPQFSKR from the coding sequence ATGGCTCAGGTGCAGTATTACGGAACCGGTAGAAGAAAGACCTCCATTGCCCGGGTGCGTTTGGTTCCCGGCGATGGCAAGATTGTGATCAACAAACGGGATATTGACGATTATTTCAATCTGGAGACCTTGAAGATGGTCGTTCGTCAGCCTCTTGCGCTGACCCAGCTTGAAGGCCGTTTTGATGTTCTGGTGAACGTCAGCGGCGGCGGTCTCAGCGGTCAGGCTGGTGCGATCCGTCATGGTATCGCCCGCGCTTTGCTGAAGGCCGATGATAAACTGAGGACTCCCTTGAAGCGGGCGGGCTTCCTGACCCGTGATCCGCGCATGAAGGAACGTAAGAAATACGGCCTCAAGGCCGCCCGTCGTGCGCCTCAGTTCTCCAAACGTTAA
- the rplM gene encoding 50S ribosomal protein L13, with the protein MKTYMANAQNVTRKWYVVDAEGKVLGRLASQVAAVLRGKNKPEYTPHVDCGDHVIILNADKVVLTGKKLDQKVFRRHSGYPGGLKETVYRQMMEKKADVAVYEAIRGMLPKNSLGRDMIKKLRVYKGSEHDHQAQQPEVLDIV; encoded by the coding sequence TTGAAAACGTATATGGCTAACGCTCAGAACGTAACGCGCAAGTGGTACGTGGTGGACGCCGAGGGCAAAGTCCTGGGACGTCTGGCAAGCCAGGTTGCGGCGGTTCTGCGCGGTAAGAATAAACCTGAATATACTCCCCATGTGGATTGCGGGGATCACGTGATCATTCTCAACGCGGATAAGGTTGTGCTGACGGGCAAAAAGCTGGATCAGAAGGTTTTCCGCCGTCACAGCGGCTATCCCGGCGGTCTGAAGGAGACGGTGTACCGCCAGATGATGGAGAAGAAGGCGGACGTTGCCGTTTACGAAGCGATCCGCGGCATGCTTCCCAAGAACAGCTTGGGACGGGATATGATTAAGAAGCTTCGGGTATACAAAGGCAGTGAGCATGATCATCAGGCTCAGCAGCCCGAAGTGCTGGACATCGTGTAA
- the truA gene encoding tRNA pseudouridine(38-40) synthase TruA, with protein sequence MRILLNLEYDGTDYCGWQRQKNGYAVQQAVEEALEKLPGHFSGLTGAGRTDAGVHALGQCAHVDYAGPIPPEKLFLALNGTLPGDVRATASRRVLDGFHARYDALGKTYQYRAWNGTVPSAVFRSTAGFVQGKLDVQCMDRAGQKLVGTHDFSAFQSTGRPVRSAVRTVTELRVLREDGFVVVRISADGFLYNMVRIIAGTLFEIGKGRLKPEVLEDALVRGDRDLLGPTAAPEGLILLHVCYSEAKMGQNILTGREG encoded by the coding sequence ATGCGCATATTGCTTAACCTGGAATACGACGGCACAGATTACTGCGGCTGGCAGCGCCAGAAAAACGGCTACGCCGTACAGCAGGCGGTGGAGGAGGCTTTAGAGAAGCTTCCAGGGCATTTTTCAGGGCTGACCGGTGCGGGACGGACCGACGCGGGCGTTCATGCCCTGGGACAGTGCGCCCATGTTGACTATGCAGGCCCCATTCCGCCGGAGAAACTGTTTTTGGCGCTCAATGGGACATTGCCCGGGGATGTGCGGGCAACGGCATCCAGACGGGTTTTGGACGGCTTTCACGCACGCTATGATGCCTTGGGCAAGACCTATCAGTACAGGGCCTGGAATGGGACCGTGCCTTCGGCGGTATTTCGCAGCACGGCCGGGTTTGTGCAGGGAAAGCTGGATGTGCAGTGCATGGACAGGGCCGGTCAAAAGCTGGTGGGCACCCATGATTTCTCCGCTTTTCAGTCCACGGGCCGGCCGGTGCGAAGCGCGGTGCGCACGGTCACGGAACTCAGGGTACTACGGGAGGACGGCTTCGTGGTCGTGCGGATCAGTGCGGACGGTTTTTTATACAATATGGTCCGCATCATTGCAGGTACGCTCTTTGAGATTGGAAAGGGCAGACTGAAGCCGGAGGTTCTGGAGGATGCGCTCGTGCGGGGGGACCGGGACCTTTTGGGCCCCACCGCAGCGCCGGAAGGGCTGATTTTGCTCCATGTTTGCTATTCCGAGGCTAAAATGGGACAAAACATCTTGACAGGCCGTGAGGGGTAA
- a CDS encoding energy-coupling factor transporter transmembrane component T family protein produces the protein MLKDITMGQYLPGDSVIHRLDARVKLVLAIAFIVFLFFVNSFAGYAVVTVYLAVVIALGHIPLRFLLRGIKPLIFLIALTFVINVLFGGEGTTLFRWAFIHVTVEGLLQAVFLALRLIYLIMGTSVLTLTTSPINLTDGLERLMSPLARIGFPAHELAMMMSITLRFIPTLLEETDKIMKAQMARGADFESGNVLQRAKALVPLLVPLFVSAFRRADELAMAMEARCYHGGEGRTRMKVYKVEKADCIAMGVTALFVAAILFLRYGV, from the coding sequence ATGCTTAAAGACATCACCATGGGCCAATATCTGCCGGGCGATTCGGTGATTCACCGTCTGGATGCACGGGTGAAGCTGGTGCTGGCCATTGCCTTCATCGTATTTTTATTCTTCGTAAATAGTTTTGCGGGCTACGCCGTGGTGACGGTATACCTGGCTGTCGTGATTGCCTTGGGGCATATTCCGCTGCGGTTTTTGCTGAGGGGCATCAAACCGCTGATCTTCCTCATTGCTCTTACCTTTGTCATCAATGTGCTCTTTGGCGGCGAGGGGACGACCCTTTTTCGCTGGGCGTTTATTCATGTGACGGTGGAGGGGCTGCTCCAAGCGGTATTTCTGGCCCTCAGGCTGATCTACTTGATCATGGGCACCTCGGTGCTCACCCTCACCACCTCACCCATCAATCTCACCGATGGGCTGGAGCGGCTGATGTCGCCGCTGGCGAGGATCGGATTTCCTGCCCATGAGCTTGCCATGATGATGAGCATCACGCTTCGCTTCATCCCTACGTTGCTGGAGGAGACGGACAAGATCATGAAGGCGCAGATGGCCCGGGGTGCGGACTTTGAAAGCGGCAATGTGCTTCAGCGGGCGAAAGCCCTGGTGCCTTTGCTGGTGCCGCTGTTCGTGAGCGCCTTTCGCAGGGCCGACGAGCTGGCTATGGCCATGGAGGCCCGGTGCTATCATGGGGGTGAGGGACGCACCCGCATGAAGGTGTATAAGGTTGAAAAGGCGGACTGCATCGCCATGGGAGTCACCGCTTTGTTCGTGGCGGCTATCCTGTTCCTTCGGTATGGGGTGTAG
- a CDS encoding energy-coupling factor transporter ATPase: MPIRLDHVSHVYMAGTPMASIALEQVDLLLEEGQFIGIIGHTGSGKSTLIQHLNGLLRPSSGVVRVGEYTIGPKKEGSLKELRRKVGLVFQYPEYQLFEETIALDIAFGPKNLGLSREETQERVQEALTAVGMDYEKYKDVSPFELSGGQKRRVAIAGVLAMRPDVLILDEPTAGLDPRGHDEILSMVQSLHRKGENTVVMVSHSMEDVARLSDTVVVMSGAKVAMVGTPAEIFSRDEELIRLGLDVPQTVKLLGRLRKAGWNLPQGIFDLEETVAAIAREWEARHA, encoded by the coding sequence ATGCCCATCCGATTAGATCATGTCAGCCACGTCTATATGGCGGGCACGCCCATGGCCTCCATCGCCCTGGAGCAGGTGGACCTTTTGCTGGAGGAAGGCCAATTCATCGGAATTATCGGCCACACCGGTTCCGGAAAGTCCACGCTTATTCAGCATTTGAACGGCCTTCTGCGCCCCTCCTCCGGCGTGGTCCGGGTGGGGGAATACACCATCGGTCCCAAGAAGGAAGGCTCCCTGAAGGAGCTCCGGCGCAAGGTGGGCCTGGTCTTTCAATATCCGGAATACCAGCTTTTCGAGGAGACCATTGCTCTTGACATAGCCTTTGGGCCCAAAAATCTGGGCCTGTCCAGGGAGGAGACTCAGGAACGGGTTCAAGAAGCGCTGACTGCGGTGGGCATGGACTATGAAAAATACAAGGACGTGTCGCCCTTCGAACTGTCCGGCGGGCAGAAACGGCGGGTGGCCATTGCCGGCGTGCTGGCCATGCGGCCCGACGTATTGATCTTGGACGAGCCCACAGCGGGTCTGGATCCCCGGGGCCACGATGAAATACTCTCCATGGTGCAGAGCCTTCACCGCAAGGGGGAGAACACGGTGGTGATGGTTTCCCACAGCATGGAGGACGTGGCAAGACTGTCCGATACTGTGGTGGTGATGAGCGGCGCAAAGGTGGCCATGGTGGGCACGCCGGCGGAGATCTTTTCCCGGGACGAAGAATTGATCCGGCTGGGTCTTGATGTGCCCCAGACGGTGAAGTTGCTGGGCCGCCTGCGGAAGGCGGGCTGGAATCTGCCTCAGGGCATCTTTGACCTGGAGGAGACGGTGGCGGCCATCGCCCGGGAGTGGGAGGCGCGCCATGCTTAA
- a CDS encoding energy-coupling factor transporter ATPase → MDPILQVQQVSFGYRKEQPLPVVEDVSFEVEEGEYLAVIGHNGSGKSTLAKLMNALVVPTSGTVLVGGMDTAKEDKVLQIRQMAGMVFQNPDNQLVAAVVEEDVAFGPENLGVEPGEIRRRVDEALTWVNMEDYAASAPHNLSGGQKQRIAIAGVIAMRPRILILDEPTAMLDPSGRQEVMDTVMRLNREEGITVILITHFMEEVARADRVLVMDQGRVKLTGTPREIFRHETELREMGLTLPAMTQVARGLAGRGMPLSPDIIDLEEMVDALCPSD, encoded by the coding sequence ATGGACCCCATTTTGCAGGTTCAACAGGTATCCTTCGGTTACCGTAAGGAGCAGCCGTTGCCGGTGGTGGAGGATGTCTCCTTTGAGGTGGAAGAAGGGGAGTATCTGGCAGTCATTGGACACAACGGTTCCGGAAAGTCCACCCTTGCCAAGCTGATGAACGCCCTTGTTGTGCCCACATCGGGCACGGTACTGGTGGGCGGCATGGATACAGCAAAGGAGGACAAGGTTCTCCAGATCCGTCAGATGGCAGGCATGGTTTTTCAAAATCCGGACAATCAGCTGGTTGCCGCCGTGGTGGAGGAGGACGTAGCCTTTGGCCCGGAAAACCTGGGGGTGGAGCCAGGCGAGATCCGCAGGCGGGTGGATGAGGCGCTGACCTGGGTCAATATGGAGGATTATGCGGCTTCGGCGCCGCACAATCTTTCCGGCGGCCAGAAGCAGCGCATCGCCATTGCGGGAGTGATTGCCATGCGTCCCCGGATATTGATTTTGGATGAACCCACGGCCATGCTGGATCCTTCCGGACGTCAGGAGGTCATGGACACGGTGATGCGCCTAAACCGCGAGGAGGGCATTACGGTGATTCTGATCACCCATTTCATGGAGGAGGTGGCCAGAGCGGACCGTGTTCTGGTCATGGACCAGGGCAGAGTAAAGCTCACGGGGACACCCCGGGAGATCTTTCGCCATGAGACCGAGCTTCGGGAGATGGGACTCACCCTGCCGGCAATGACCCAGGTGGCTCGGGGCCTTGCGGGAAGGGGAATGCCCCTTTCCCCCGATATTATTGATTTGGAAGAGATGGTGGATGCCCTATGCCCATCCGATTAG
- a CDS encoding bL17 family ribosomal protein, producing the protein MPGYRKLGRPADQRKAMLRGLVTSLVWNGRIETTEARAKEVQSIAEKLITLAIKECDNFEKAVVQKNNDKQQTVDIETRKDLPSRLNARRKMMAYLYDVPEAKQAKETKLEYRERTRTINHPVVEKLMGEIGPKYKKRMEEVGQGGGYTRMIKKGPRRGDAAEVVILELV; encoded by the coding sequence ATGCCAGGTTATCGTAAATTGGGCAGGCCTGCGGATCAACGTAAGGCCATGCTGCGCGGGCTTGTCACTTCCTTGGTTTGGAACGGCCGCATTGAGACGACGGAAGCGCGGGCGAAGGAAGTGCAGAGCATCGCTGAAAAACTCATCACCTTGGCCATCAAGGAGTGTGACAACTTCGAGAAGGCCGTGGTGCAGAAGAACAATGACAAGCAACAGACCGTGGACATCGAGACCCGTAAGGACCTCCCGTCCCGCTTGAATGCCCGGCGCAAGATGATGGCGTATCTCTATGATGTGCCGGAAGCCAAGCAGGCGAAGGAAACCAAGCTCGAGTACCGCGAACGCACCCGCACCATCAATCATCCCGTGGTGGAGAAGCTGATGGGCGAGATCGGCCCGAAATACAAGAAGCGTATGGAGGAAGTCGGTCAGGGAGGCGGCTACACCCGCATGATCAAGAAGGGCCCCCGGCGTGGTGACGCCGCGGAAGTGGTCATCCTTGAGCTGGTGTAG
- a CDS encoding DNA-directed RNA polymerase subunit alpha, translating to MIEIEKPKIECVQMEDDGSHGVFVVEPLERGFGITLGNSLRRVLLSSLPGVAPTRVRIEGVLHEFSTVPGVTEDVSEIILNLKQLSAKLYSDEPKTVTLKADGPCEVTAENITVDSEVEIINPSLHIATLNEEAHLDMQITLEKGRGYVGVDKNKSPDNPIGELPMDSIFTPIRKVNFNVENTRVGQITDYDKLTLEVWTNGSIKADEAVGLGAKILSEHLSLFINLTDQVNNVEIMVEKEEDKKEKILEMAIEELDLSVRSYNCLKRAGINTVEELVQRNEEEMMKVRNLGRKSLEEVEQKLAALGLSLKSSNE from the coding sequence ATGATAGAAATTGAGAAGCCCAAAATCGAATGCGTGCAGATGGAAGATGATGGCAGCCACGGCGTATTTGTGGTTGAACCGCTGGAACGGGGTTTTGGCATTACGCTGGGAAATTCCCTGCGCCGGGTGCTCTTGAGTTCGTTGCCGGGCGTGGCCCCCACCAGGGTGCGTATCGAAGGCGTGTTGCATGAGTTTTCCACGGTTCCGGGAGTGACGGAAGATGTATCGGAGATCATTTTGAATCTCAAGCAGCTCTCCGCCAAGCTTTACAGCGATGAGCCCAAGACGGTCACCCTGAAGGCTGACGGACCGTGTGAAGTGACTGCGGAGAACATCACCGTGGATTCGGAGGTTGAGATCATCAACCCCTCGCTGCACATTGCAACGCTCAACGAAGAAGCCCATTTGGATATGCAGATCACCTTGGAGAAGGGCCGGGGCTATGTGGGTGTCGATAAGAACAAGTCTCCGGATAATCCCATTGGCGAGCTGCCCATGGATTCCATTTTTACGCCTATCCGCAAGGTGAACTTCAATGTTGAGAACACCCGGGTGGGACAGATTACCGATTACGACAAGCTGACTTTGGAAGTCTGGACCAATGGCTCCATCAAGGCCGATGAGGCAGTGGGCCTTGGCGCCAAGATTTTGAGCGAACATCTTTCGCTTTTCATCAATCTCACCGATCAGGTCAACAACGTGGAGATCATGGTCGAGAAGGAGGAGGACAAGAAGGAGAAGATCCTGGAGATGGCCATTGAGGAACTGGATCTGTCCGTTCGGTCCTACAACTGCCTCAAGCGGGCGGGCATCAACACCGTCGAGGAGCTGGTGCAGCGCAACGAGGAGGAAATGATGAAGGTTCGCAACCTAGGGAGAAAGTCTTTGGAGGAAGTGGAGCAAAAGCTTGCCGCTCTGGGACTGTCTCTGAAAAGCAGCAACGAGTAG
- the rpsD gene encoding 30S ribosomal protein S4: MARYTGSVCRLCRREGAKLFLKGDRCYSQKCAFNKRPVPPGMHAQSRRKQSEYGIQLREKQKTRRIYGVLESQFRKYFEMAERMKGVTGENMLSLLERRLDNVVYRLGFADSRAQARQWVMHGHFTINGKKADIPSQLVEVDDVISIKDASKDMENFKALRENGSTSVPKWLDLDNANLAGKVLSLPQREDIDITIAEHLIVEFYSR; the protein is encoded by the coding sequence ATGGCTAGATATACAGGTTCCGTTTGCCGGCTGTGCCGCAGGGAGGGGGCCAAACTCTTTTTGAAGGGCGATCGCTGCTATTCGCAGAAGTGCGCCTTTAATAAGCGTCCTGTACCGCCTGGAATGCACGCGCAGTCCAGAAGGAAACAGTCGGAATACGGTATTCAGCTGCGGGAAAAGCAGAAGACCCGCCGCATCTATGGGGTTTTAGAATCCCAATTTCGGAAATACTTTGAGATGGCTGAGCGCATGAAGGGCGTTACCGGCGAGAACATGCTCTCCTTGTTGGAGCGCCGTCTGGATAACGTGGTTTATCGCCTTGGCTTTGCCGATTCGAGGGCGCAGGCCCGTCAGTGGGTCATGCACGGCCATTTCACCATCAATGGCAAAAAGGCCGACATTCCTTCCCAGTTGGTGGAAGTGGATGATGTGATTTCGATCAAGGACGCCTCCAAGGATATGGAGAACTTCAAGGCTCTCCGCGAGAATGGCTCCACTTCCGTGCCCAAGTGGCTGGATCTGGACAATGCCAATCTTGCCGGTAAGGTTTTGAGCCTGCCGCAGCGTGAGGATATCGATATCACCATTGCAGAGCATTTGATCGTGGAGTTTTACTCCAGGTAA
- the rpsK gene encoding 30S ribosomal protein S11: MAKPKMKKTVRKRRDRKRVERGAAHIRSSFNNTIVTITDTQGNALSWASAGGMGFRGSRKSTPFAAQVAAETAAKAAMEYGLRSVEVYVKGPGSGREAAIRSLQAAGLEVNMIKDVTPIPHNGCRPPKRRRV; the protein is encoded by the coding sequence ATGGCAAAGCCCAAGATGAAAAAAACCGTCAGAAAGCGCCGCGACCGCAAACGCGTTGAGCGTGGTGCTGCCCATATTCGTTCTTCCTTTAACAACACCATTGTGACCATCACCGACACGCAGGGCAACGCTCTTTCCTGGGCGAGTGCGGGCGGTATGGGTTTCCGTGGTTCCAGGAAGAGCACGCCCTTCGCCGCCCAGGTGGCTGCGGAGACCGCTGCGAAAGCGGCTATGGAGTATGGCCTTCGCAGCGTGGAAGTGTATGTGAAGGGACCGGGATCCGGCCGTGAAGCCGCCATTCGTTCCCTGCAGGCCGCGGGCCTAGAAGTTAACATGATCAAGGACGTGACGCCTATCCCCCACAACGGATGCCGTCCGCCCAAGCGTAGAAGAGTCTAA
- the rpsM gene encoding 30S ribosomal protein S13 — MARIAGVDLPNEKRVEIGLTYILGIGRKRANEILEATGVNPDTRVRDLSESDVGKLREYIDKELKVEGELRRETALNIKRLMEIGCYRGIRHRRGLPVRGQSTKQNARTRKGPKKTVGGKKKK; from the coding sequence ATGGCACGTATTGCTGGCGTTGATCTGCCCAATGAAAAGCGGGTGGAGATCGGCTTAACCTATATTCTGGGTATTGGCCGTAAGCGTGCAAACGAGATTCTTGAGGCCACCGGCGTCAATCCGGATACCCGTGTTCGCGATCTTTCCGAGAGCGATGTGGGTAAGCTTCGGGAATACATTGACAAAGAACTGAAGGTGGAAGGCGAACTTCGCCGTGAAACCGCTTTGAACATCAAACGTCTTATGGAGATCGGCTGCTATCGCGGCATCCGTCATCGCCGGGGTCTTCCTGTGCGCGGACAGAGCACCAAGCAGAACGCCCGTACCCGCAAGGGTCCCAAGAAGACGGTGGGCGGTAAGAAGAAGAAGTAA
- the rpmJ gene encoding 50S ribosomal protein L36 has product MKVRPSVKPICEKCKIIRRKGRVMVICENPKHKQKQG; this is encoded by the coding sequence ATGAAGGTTCGGCCGTCGGTAAAACCCATTTGTGAGAAGTGCAAGATCATCCGCCGTAAGGGCCGGGTGATGGTAATCTGTGAAAATCCCAAGCACAAGCAGAAGCAAGGCTGA
- the infA gene encoding translation initiation factor IF-1, protein MSKQDVIEVEGTVVESFPNAMFQVELENGHRVLAHISGKLRMNFIRILPGDKVTIELSPYDLTRGRIVWRGKS, encoded by the coding sequence TTGTCCAAACAGGATGTCATCGAAGTGGAAGGTACCGTGGTGGAATCCTTTCCCAACGCAATGTTTCAGGTTGAGCTGGAGAATGGGCACCGGGTATTGGCCCATATTTCCGGGAAACTCCGAATGAATTTCATTCGGATACTGCCGGGTGATAAAGTGACCATTGAGCTTAGTCCTTATGATTTGACCCGCGGACGGATTGTCTGGCGGGGCAAGTCCTAA
- a CDS encoding KOW domain-containing RNA-binding protein has protein sequence MANNVYPEAGRVVQSRAGRDRGRYFIVLRPCDDEHVYVVDGQLRKLERPKKKKLKHLMVRPELAVSIQEKIGSGKKIFDSEIRGYLDSLGYGFRNPKREE, from the coding sequence ATGGCGAACAATGTTTATCCTGAAGCCGGCCGTGTGGTGCAGTCTCGGGCGGGCAGGGACCGCGGCCGGTATTTCATCGTGCTGAGGCCCTGTGACGATGAGCACGTATATGTCGTGGACGGCCAGCTCAGAAAGCTGGAGCGCCCCAAGAAGAAGAAGCTGAAACACCTGATGGTGCGGCCCGAACTGGCCGTCTCCATCCAGGAGAAGATTGGGAGCGGCAAGAAGATCTTCGATTCCGAGATCAGAGGGTATTTGGACTCTCTGGGCTATGGATTCAGGAACCCCAAAAGGGAGGAATGA